The Phoenix dactylifera cultivar Barhee BC4 unplaced genomic scaffold, palm_55x_up_171113_PBpolish2nd_filt_p 000832F, whole genome shotgun sequence DNA window CATCACTCCTGTTCACTTGCccacctcttcttttttttctagccCTCTCTCCCTCCACTGCTCTTCTCTCTATGGTTCAATCTAACTCAAAACCCTTAACCTAAGAGCGCTTCCCCTGGCCCTCTAAAGAATGGACCCCGCCACAAAAATCTTAGACCCGGACGCCAAGCCCAAGCCCTTCTCCTTCCACAACGGCTCTCTGAAGCGCCACCACCGCGGGCTGTCGTCGCTGGCGGAGGCCGCCGACGCGGCGGACTTTCTGTACCGGGAATGCCTCAAGAACCACGCCGCCAGCCTCGGCGGCCACGCCCTCGACGGTTGCGGGGAGTTCATGCCCTCGCAGGCCGCTAACCCGGCCGACCCCACCTCCCTCAAGTGCGCCGCCTGTGGCTGCCACCGCAACTTCCACCGCCGCCTGCcggagcccctcctcctccaccaccactTCGACGACGGCGCCGGCCGCCAGGAGGGCGAGGACGACATGGCCGGCAGCCGCGATGAGGACAACGACGGCCGGGATGATGAGGAGAACGGCAACGCGGATTACCATCGGCGCCGCCGGAGCTCCGCCTCTCCCCCGCCTTACTTCTCCCCCGCCCCCCACATGCTGCTCGCCCTCAGCTCCGGGCTCCCTGGGGCGCCCTCTCCGGGGAGGCCAGCGGCGGCGCCGCAGGCGGCGGCGGTGTTGCCAAGGAAGAGGTTCCGGACAAAGTTCAGCCCGGAGCAGAAGAAGCGGATGCACGAGCTCTCGGAGAGATTGGGGTGGAGGATGCAGAAGAGGGACGAAGGCTTGGTGGAGGAACGGTGCAAGGAGATTGGTGTCGGAAAGGGTGTGTTCAAGGTGTGGATGCACAACAACAAGCACACCTTCTTGGGTTCAGCAAGGAGAGGACAGGCGGAAATTAGGAATggaagcggcggcggcggcggcgatggcAGTGGCGGTGGTGGAGATGGTGGTGGGATTGAGGCGGCCGGCAATGGCAGCGCTGGCAGCGGCGGCGCTGGCAACGACCAAGTGGTGAAtggttctcctcctccttccccttgAGAAGGTCGAGGAGAATTACTTTGTTGTTGTTAGTTGTCTCAGTTGGTGTTGATGGTTAATCTGGTGTTTTTGGTCTTAAACTCCTGATCCTGATGGAGATGAATGCACCCACTAGATTTAAGCTGCTGCTTTTTTAACAATGGAAACTGGAAGGGAACTTCCTAGGAGGagacttaaaaaaatattcttggtttttggcaTATGGTTGGATTATGATCATAATCCAAAGTATGGTTCCATTGCGACGTAGTATCCGGAGATTAGACACGAAAGTTTCGAAGGTCTTTTAATGAGTCTTTGCCGAGTCTAATGCTACTATAGATGCACTGTAGTTTGAGCAGTTCGCTTACACCCTAAGGTCaccacacatgcacacaccaaCGCTGCGTTGCCAATAAAGCTTTATAgagatatatacatatgtagacACGGAGGGGCTTTCGAGTTTAAACATGTAGTCATAATTTGGAGTGCTTGTCGTCTCTGGAATATTTAACGATCCATCGAGTAATTAAGTATGATCAAGTTATCTGTTTGCCGTTTGGTATTGTACGTAATTATTGTAATGACACCAGTTTTGTGGTGCTTTAAGTTCTTGGGGTACTGGGTTTTATATATTTcggccccttttttttcttcgttTTTTTGACATCTCAATCAATTAATTCAGCATAATTACTATTGTTGATAGGTATTTTGCTTAAACTTCTTAGAATGGAACCTAATAAGCTACAGAACCGGAATTTTGGCTTTGTGGTTTTAGACGTTCTGAAGGCAAGAAGTAAAGAAAATGCGAACTCTATGGGCTATTTATTCCTTCTtagattttctctctcttccttttttttactttttgatAATGCTGAAGGCATGTGGTTGGGGTCTTGCGTCTCGGGTTTGGATTGTGGGGAGAGTTTGGCAGGGTATTTTTTGCCTTGGATCCCTGAAATGATGTTGAAAGGGCAGAGCAGCTCATGTGAGTTCATGCAGGTTTTGCTTTATTCTAGACATTTCTGGAATCATGCGCTGAAGCTTTTGATATTGGGATTGTTGTGAcgcggcagcagcagcatgtGTGGTTCCTTCCTGAATTATTTGCCAATGCTGCCGTGCAATTCTGATCCCTTATGCTTTTGTGTGGTTCTGGCTTTCTAATCTTGCGTTTAGCTCTATATCAATTATTTGAtagatagattttggatactttttTGGAtggagaaatccaaataatatctttcgattgacatcttaaattgttacaaatagtaacAGAGCGGATTCGattcataacttatgtggataTGGGACATTGCAGTATTGATttattggggttgaccacgaatcgatcgtggtgtttgtgattagatttgaatgaatttgaatttttaatctGACAAGTTAAACGGAGAGAGTATAGGAGGAACCCATACacccattttgggtgaggttgtGAGATATGACATATCATTTGTCATGGTGGCTCAATTTTTAATCTAGTAAGCTAATTGAGTTAAAAACCATGCTTATTGCTTTCCATTGTTTCCTCCGTAGGTGTTGGTGATGATGCCTTCTGCCCCCTTGCTCAGCTGCTACTTTTGGCTCCCTATTAGAGCTTCATCATTCACTGTGCTGCTTCCCGTCCTCCTAATTTCTTTGGTACACAATAGTGTGTGGGAAAAATATATCTTTAAGATTTTTGTGTCGGGCTGGTGGGGATCATGTGATATCTTAACCCTCAAAATTGCTCCTTTCTCATTACATCTCCTCTCATGATAAGTTTATTAATTAGAGCCTCGAAAAGATAGATGCTTATCTTGCCACTTTCTCAAATCAACAAACCAACaagaataaagtattatttaggAACTTTCTATAATTAGAAAGGTTATCCAGTGATTGTCagataaatcaataaaaaacttgATTTACTTgccctttttttctcttcttttccttgacCACCTGTTTGGGTTGCTTTGGTCAGGGTTTGTTTAAGGCATTTGGCTTTAAGTTCCTTTTTGCTAGCTCCATCCTTATTTTGTACTGCTGGTGGTGTTTCTGAGTTTATCTTCTTTGGGTTTCGGATGAGGAGGTTGGCAGGTGATGTCAATCCCTATATGATGCCAAACCCTTTCCCTTAAAGTGGGAGGAACTGGATTTGTGTGCATGAATTCTTTGTTGTTACGCACTACCTTAACTATCTTACGTAGGAGATGACATACGAAGCTTGGAGTCCACAACAAGCTAATTTGGCTATATTTGAAGAAGATGAGTTTAGTTATGGTGATAGCCATGCACAGTTTTAGTAGCCTAACTGAAGGCAAGAAAAATGTTTTATTTGGCTCATCATCCTCTTAGGGCTGTGCTTTGCCAAAGCTTTGGGCTCAATCTTTTTTACAGAGTCCGTCTTGAGACATACAACAATGTAGTTGGGCTGTTATATCTTGGAGGGGACAAGCCAAAGAGGTCTACCACATCGGTTCGTAGGTTTTACCAACCGTTGAGGACTTGAATTTTGTGTAAAAAAGCAAGATTTCTGCACCTCAACTTGATTAGTATTGCCAcctgaaagaaaaattcttattttctattGTATTTTTGCTTCAATTGTTGCATTTTGCACCAACACATGATGGCCTTAGTTGGAAACCTTCATGAAGCCAATCTACTACGTACTCAATTCGCTTTGCAAAAAGCTAAAATAAAACATAAGTCTTAACCCTCCACGCCCAAtaagcaaaataaataaaacgattaGATGGAGGAAGCTACTCTGGACTCAAACCATATCATTCTTGCTCTTGGGTTTGAGCATCAGCTTCTCCATCCAATTAAGTTCCTGGTGTTTGTGATCCTGCTTAATTAGTATGGCAGTAATCGATGTGTGAAACATAAGGGACATGGGACCATGAatcgtttttatttttttggaaaatggCATGATGGaaaacataatatatgaaattgttttcttttctttttggttggatatgtaattgttattatatgcattATTGCATGTCCCAAAatgtttttttagttttttctggGTGCAGGTTGCATAATTCTTTTGATTATTTTCCATGTGTTTTTTTCTGTTGAAGTACTCCAGATTATAAGCAAAAATTCTTCACTCTGGTTAAGTGGATTAATTGGAATAAGGTAAACATTTTATAAAGTGgaatttcttttcattttttttttcaaatttatttgaatAAATTGCACTCTTCTTGCACACTTCATGGGGGTTGGTGTCAATTGATATATCAGGGCACCTTGTAAAACTTGTTCATGTCCTCATAGGTTCCTAATTAAAGAATCTAACACAGTAGTTTGAGAGACCATGTCGGATAATGGGTAAGGATGCATATGTGTGAGGATCCTTgtgggcgtatgtttagtccatATTAGCTATACAAtggatagatcttaggtacttatacagattAAGGatcctaaataatacctttcagttAGCCTTTTTAAGCGAGATCCTAGAAGTggcaaatggtatcaaagcaaaCTCGGTATATGGCCTGTGTGGACTAAGGGATACTGCAGCACAAACCCATTGAGGTGGACCACAGGTCGACTGTGGtacttgtgattaaatttgaataaatttgaacATTTAGCTTAGTGAAGACGACGGGGCTTAAACGGAGGGAGTGTATGAGGATATGtgcgggcatgtatttagtcttaCATTGGTTATGCACTAAGTacatcttgggtacttatataggggcaaggaacccaaataataactttcagCTAGTTTTTTGGGCAAGGTCCTAGGTTGTGATAATATGACTACTGTTACCCTTATTACCGATACCGGACATTTACTTGGCTCAATTATTTCAAGTTTTATCATGTACctcaagcattttttttttaattcctgACGTTTATGTTGTGTTTTAAGAGCACGGGTGCTCCTGAATCTTGTTTCAACAAAAAGATTGCAAGTTGAGATCGAAGGAACCAAAAGCCTGTCGGATTGCAAACAGTGTGAAGTGTTTGATAATCCTTTTTCTAAGTAAAGTGTTATGGTATCTTGTTTTGGGACAATAGACTACTTAAAAAATCTCTTCAATCGAGCCCTTAGGCCTTAGCCTGGTAGTTCAAACGCACAACATTGGTTGAAGGTCGACAAAACTTGATTTTAGGGCTTTTTATGTATTTTCCAACACAAAATATCATAATGTTGCGGGATAATGGAACCATTGATCATGTTCAATAATGCGGAATTTAATTCAAtcgaagagaagaaaaattttcttcaactcgaatttctcaaaagaaaaatggaagaattGCGAAAGTAGGGTTTAAGTCCTCTTTTCCTTCATTGATGATTCTCCACATCTCTTAAACTGAGGTGCATGACCCCTATTTATAATACTAACAAAGCCCTCACTTTCACAATTTGGATTGGCTCCTCTCTTAGTTTGAATAGGACTAGGTATCCTAAAACAATTataactaataaaaatatttttaaaaaagctaaaatttagaaatattctaggaaaaactaaaattttttaAGAGGTAGATCTCGACTTTTACATCAACTCCACCTTCTGTCACTCTACCTAATTTCTTCGGATAGAGAGGTACACCCGATTAAAGttttaccaaaaaagaaaattttcggTTTGACTAAAATTTTACGGTGGAATTTTGTCCCAATTTAACCTTCTAGTTGTAGATCTCAAAAATAATATCGCCTCAATTGGGCATCATATGACCAAGTTATAGCCTTCAGAAGTTTGGCATACAACTCGGCTTTCTAATGTAGTGGATCTTGCTCCTGGACCTTGACCAGCGCtactcgtagtggccaaagtatTTCACATCAAGTCTAGTGATCCTCCTAAatactcgtagtggccaaaATATTTCATATTGAGTCTAGTGATCCTCCTGAATACTTGAAGTGTTAAAAGTGTTCTACATTAAGTTTGAGGATCTTTCTAGATTAGGGCTCCTCCTGTTTAGGAGATTTAGCTCCTACTGAATTAGAACTGAGGGTGAAAAAATGTCTGCTTCCCCGTCTCATGGCTGAACCACCTAGCTTTTTGGAGATAGTTTCTAGGCTGGCTCTTCTTTGCTCTCGAGTCTTAGCGAACCACTTATTCTGCTTCTGCATCTGGATTTCGTAGTAGAAACGTTTCTTGGCATCTTTCCTCGTTGATGATGACTATGATGATCCTCGTCTTAATCTTGGAAGATTGGTCAGTGGAACCAAGAGATGAGAGCTTTGCCTCTCATAAGTGGTATCGGGTTCTCATACCATCATCACAAACTTATTGCATGCATTAACAAGTCGCTTTGCTTAGAAAGCAGTTGCAAAGTCAGTGTTACTTGCATCACGAACCCAAAGGAATGGACTCCCAAGCTCAGCCAGCTCGTCAACTTTTACAGCATTGAGaatcacttttttcttttttttggaatcCTCATCCTTCTACGTCTTCCTCTTCGGTCACAACTCAAGGTGAAGTTTCCAACACTTCTCCTAAGTGTGTCCACAAAAGTTACAATGATTGCAATAATTTCTCTAAGTCGTGTTAGCTTGCTTCTTGCCCTGTTTCTTTTTCTGACTTGATTTTCTACTGCCTTTCTTAAACTTGTCGCCCTTTTTATCTTCCTCAGGCTGATTCTTCTCTCAATCCCCATGCCCTTCACGTTTGCTTTGTTAATGCCTTCAACTTTGAAGAGTTTCAGCTTCTTTCGGGTTCTCTTATGGAGAAGTCCAACATACTTTATAAAAATTGCATGATTATCGATAAAGATTCTGAGTGAGATTTCATGCTTGTGGAACTTGGTGATATAGTCCTGAACagattgattatatttccacTATAAGTACTGCTAGTCTGCTACTTGATCCATCGATCCTTCTCGTGGCCAATTGAGTATAACTGCTTCTTAATTAAGCTCTTGAATTTGTTCCATGTCAAATTTGAAATATCGTTGTTCCTCATGTATAAATTCCACCTGGTAAGAGCATTACTAGAAAGTTTGAGACAGTTAAAAGCTACCTTCTGGACACTTGAGTCTCCACAGATAATAGAGTATGTCTCTAACTAGTTTAGCGAGTCTTCTTACTTTTTCGCATCAACAGCCTCATCATCTACAGAGATCTCGATTCGAGCCTAAATTTTAAACAGTTGAAGGGAGAGATTTCCGTACCCATAGGTTGCTAGTGCAATTGGAAGCATTATGTATGCTACAACGTGCAAACAATTTACATGTGGTCATTGCAGTTAGTAGATACAAGAAACATCTCTAAAAGGCACATTAGCATGCATTGAAGAATAGTCTTTGCTATTCGATAGGCCTGTAGATGTATGTTTGATACATGTTAGGAACAATGATAGTAGTCATGCAGTTATGGGTTTTTAGGCTTAAATTTTTCTGTGATCTTGATAGCATATCCTTAACAGGCTATCTTTTCACTCTCTTAGGTTCTGTTATCAGTTAGAAGGTGTCGTTACAATATGTAGTTATAAAAATCAGATGTATCATAAGAGAACCAAGCATATTGATGCTAGATAAGATGGATATGTAACAGTTAAGAAAATTTCTAAAGTAGAGAATATGGAAGATATGATGATTAAGCTTGTCTTTATAGCTAAGTGTAAGCATTGCTTCGACTTGATTGGTATTTGCAGCGGCTAATTTATTTCCCTTAAGGGCTTGTGGAGGGGTTTTGGGGGAGTTGGAGCAGGCCGAATATTCGAGATGCCTATACCCAAATAAGATTCGCCTATCCTTGGATTACACCTGTATTTTAGGGCTTTTCAGGTGCCTGGAAGTTTTGGTTGGGGGTTTTCATCTCTCTTGTTTATACCTTCTCTATTATTAGCGAAGCTTTGTTGTATCATCCATGTGTTCTCCCTCTCTttttgtttgctttgctatctgTAGATCTATTCTCTTTGCACAATACAAAGCAAACATATGTCCTAGTTTATGTGTCTCTATCCAACCATAGAAAATTATAGATAGCAAACATATATCCTAGTCTATGTTTCTCATTGCTCTAACTTTATTATGATTAACATTGTCCTCATTCCTCGTGAGAGtggtgtaacaacccaggacctcacccaaaatggctagccggaaggtactatttgggttccttgatcctgtataaatacccaagatctacccagcgaataaccgatgtgggactaaacacacgcccgcacgggtcctcagatactcccccgttcaagccctgacgtcctcgtcaggctaaaggttcaaatccattcaaatctaatcacaaacaccacgatcggctcatggttagccccaatggatccgtgttgcagtgtcccctagttcacatagattatgggccaggtccactctgataccatttgtaacaatccagaacttcatccaaaatggctagccggaaggtattatttgggttccttgatcctgtataagtacccaagatctacccagcgaataaccgatgtgggactaaatacacgcccgcacgggtcctcacaagtGGTGTAGATGGTATACTGTTCTACTACTTAATGATGCGTTTAGGTCGGTGACAATCCAatttaaagcattgtatgggaaAAGGATCCAATGCAAACAAACAGTAACAAGTGAGGACATATCCTCAGATGATGAAAGTTCGAACATAATAAATTTGGTGTAGAAGCAATGAACTAAATGCTACCAGGTTCGGTGTTTATTCATATCAACATCGGCGGTGCAATAGAAAAGTAGTGGACCTCCATTTCGAAGAAGATCTCCATCCTGGTGAACTATGAAAAGCTCCCTTGCTTAGTGTTAAAAAGACATGGTCCAATTATTAGGCTATAAATGGTCAATCAAGGAGAACCGCTAAAAGGTAGAGGGTTGTCGCGCGCATGGCATTGAGAAAGAATATCTGTGTTTGATACTTTGTAATCACATCTATCACTCTCCTTTTCTGCTCCTCCTCATAACCATAGTCACAATTTCGGTGTTCAGAAATTTGGAGAACCCTCTAAGTACAACTTCAGAAATAAGTTGGATCGAGCTAAAAATTAGAGAAAATATCTAACAAATTAAAGAATGTGAGGCTGCCAACATACTCTTTTTTCAGaagaaatgagaaaaaaaaaaagaaagcaatccATGAGTGTCTTTAATATAAATCATGATAAGTTTACAAATGCTGTAAAGCTCATAAATCATTAGAAATTCTTGGTTCATCGATAACCGcatgattaattaattcctcGAGTCATTTGGTTAAGCGAAAAATCGTGAATAATGTGAGAATTCTTTCAAGTGTCTGAGAGAATATTTTTAGTGTTCATACACATGGGGGTACAGTACCACTTTGTGAAGGAGAAAGGCAATGATACCGTGGCCAGCCTATCAAACCAAGTAAACAACCATCTCAAACAGTCTATTCCACCCAAGTGGTGCACTTCCTTGTTGATGCCTCCAGTCATGGATTGGTGGCACTCATGCCCATTGTCCTAAAGCAACGACACTCTTCACAAAGATTCCTTATAGGGTGGATGGTGAGGACTGTTGAGATTGGAGCTGAGGATTGGCAGAGGTGAGAGGATCTTATCCTAAACCAATCAAAGTATGCCGAAAGTGGTTGTGCACTTACCTTTCTATCCCTTTCCTCCTTATCCCTTAGAGAGATCGGTCATAAGATGACAATGCTGGATTGATAATTTGGACACGATCTCTTCTTTGTCACTGTCAGTTGGCTGCAATGGAATTCCATCCTACTGTTTTGACATCATCGGCTAATGGCATGATTGGTAGGGAATCACAATTGTTGATCGGATTGCTTCGCTTTCATCTAT harbors:
- the LOC103703216 gene encoding zinc-finger homeodomain protein 9, with product MDPATKILDPDAKPKPFSFHNGSLKRHHRGLSSLAEAADAADFLYRECLKNHAASLGGHALDGCGEFMPSQAANPADPTSLKCAACGCHRNFHRRLPEPLLLHHHFDDGAGRQEGEDDMAGSRDEDNDGRDDEENGNADYHRRRRSSASPPPYFSPAPHMLLALSSGLPGAPSPGRPAAAPQAAAVLPRKRFRTKFSPEQKKRMHELSERLGWRMQKRDEGLVEERCKEIGVGKGVFKVWMHNNKHTFLGSARRGQAEIRNGSGGGGGDGSGGGGDGGGIEAAGNGSAGSGGAGNDQVVNGSPPPSP